The Planctomycetia bacterium genome window below encodes:
- a CDS encoding DUF1501 domain-containing protein, whose protein sequence is MFTLFNQLRNQACDGSSRRDFLKVGTLGLSGIGLADLLKSKAHAAELGKSSPSKSVIWLWLGGGASHVETFDPKIDAPIEYRSVTGESKTRIPGVSIGGTLPRIASVADKMIFVRSFNHNNAGHAGGTHWVMTGFNHAPADNGAAPIKPSLGSVVSRMRGPNNDRGIPTYVRLNGIYADGPAWLGHAYAPFDTSGRARSNMNLKMSASRLEDRQLLLNSLDQMDRDLDSTGLLEGLDSFESQAFQLIKSGAREVFNLEKETPKLRERYGRSNLGTQLLLARRLCEAGCGFVTVQYGGWDMHTDIKRGMNRTSPALDTAVSALIEDLTVRGMLDNVLLVITGEFGRTPRINASGGRDHWSRLSTLALAGGGLKLGQAYGESTTKAEAPRSKPVSPEDLMATICHVMGINHREQFKDPTGRPAYLVETGKIIEGIV, encoded by the coding sequence ATGTTCACACTATTCAATCAGCTGCGAAATCAAGCCTGTGATGGTTCGAGCCGTCGTGACTTCCTTAAGGTTGGCACCCTTGGGCTGAGTGGCATTGGTCTAGCTGATTTGCTCAAGAGCAAAGCCCATGCAGCGGAGTTGGGAAAATCTTCACCATCAAAATCAGTGATCTGGCTGTGGCTGGGCGGTGGCGCGAGCCATGTCGAAACGTTTGATCCCAAGATAGATGCACCCATCGAGTATCGCAGCGTGACGGGTGAATCCAAAACCAGAATCCCAGGCGTTTCTATTGGTGGTACGTTACCTCGCATTGCCAGTGTTGCGGACAAAATGATTTTTGTCAGGTCATTTAACCATAATAATGCTGGCCATGCTGGTGGCACTCACTGGGTGATGACCGGTTTCAATCACGCACCTGCTGATAATGGTGCTGCTCCGATTAAGCCGTCATTGGGTTCTGTGGTATCGCGTATGCGCGGGCCTAATAATGACCGAGGCATACCTACCTATGTCAGGCTGAATGGAATCTACGCAGACGGCCCGGCTTGGCTGGGTCATGCCTATGCGCCATTCGATACCAGTGGTCGGGCACGGAGCAACATGAACCTGAAGATGTCTGCTAGTCGATTGGAAGACCGCCAGTTGTTATTGAATTCACTGGATCAGATGGATCGAGACCTGGACAGTACAGGTTTGCTGGAAGGACTGGATAGTTTTGAAAGCCAGGCATTTCAATTGATCAAGAGCGGGGCACGCGAAGTCTTTAATCTGGAAAAGGAAACGCCAAAACTCCGAGAGCGCTATGGCCGGAGCAATCTGGGTACGCAACTCCTTTTGGCCCGTCGATTGTGTGAAGCAGGCTGTGGATTTGTTACCGTTCAGTATGGCGGTTGGGATATGCATACTGACATCAAGCGAGGCATGAACCGCACCAGCCCTGCACTCGATACCGCAGTATCAGCATTAATTGAAGATCTGACTGTTCGAGGCATGCTCGACAATGTCCTGCTGGTTATTACTGGTGAGTTTGGTCGCACGCCCCGCATCAATGCATCGGGTGGCCGCGATCACTGGTCGCGATTGAGTACACTGGCCTTGGCTGGTGGCGGCTTGAAGCTGGGGCAGGCTTACGGTGAATCAACCACGAAGGCTGAAGCGCCCCGCAGTAAACCTGTTTCTCCCGAAGATCTGATGGCAACGATTTGCCATGTCATGGGAATTAATCATCGTGAGCAATTCAAAGATCCTACAGGCCGTCCGGCTTATCTGGTTGAAACGGGTAAGATCATTGAAGGTATTGTTTAA